A region of Perognathus longimembris pacificus isolate PPM17 chromosome 19, ASM2315922v1, whole genome shotgun sequence DNA encodes the following proteins:
- the Lrrc70 gene encoding leucine-rich repeat-containing protein 70 has product MAWPKLITNGKHLENTETESVTFWERIRTSPTSRFVQEHTFGNPLETPAVWPVHIQLTSSVNLNLERNSALPVDAAAVSGKTSLVCSQEVEKLNEAFDILLAFFILACVLIIFLIYKVVQFKQKLHTPENSGENRLEYYSFYQSARYNVTASICNTSPNSLENPNLEQIQLHKQIVPESEAQVILFEHSAL; this is encoded by the coding sequence ATGGCCTGGCCTAAACTAATCACTAATGGCAAACATTTGGAAAATACTGAAACTGAGAGTGTTACCTTCTGGGAACGAATTCGTACTTCACCCACCAGTAGATTTGTTCAAGAGCATACTTTTGGTAATCCATTAGAGACTCCTGCAGTGTGGCCTGTGCACATCCAACTTACTTCTTCTGTTAACTTGAACTTGGAAAGAAACAGTGCCTTACCTGTTGATGCTGCCGCAGTGTCAGGGAAAACATCTCTGGTTTGTTCCCAAGAAGTTGAGAAGTTAAACGAAGCTTTTGACATTTTGCTAGCTTTTTTCATTTTAGCttgtgttttaattatttttttgatcTATAAAGTTGTCCAGTTTAAACAAAAACTACACACACCAGAAAACTCAGGGGAAAATAGACTGGAATATTACAGCTTTTATCAGTCAGCACGGTATAATGTAACTGCCTCCATTTGTAACACTTCCCCTAATTCTCTAGAAAACCCAAATTTGGAGCAGATTCAGCTTCATAAACAAATTGTTCCTGAAAGCGAGGCACAAGTCATTCTCTTTGAACATTCTGCTTTATGA